One Corynebacterium appendicis CIP 107643 DNA window includes the following coding sequences:
- the mfd gene encoding transcription-repair coupling factor has protein sequence MADQPQNVPMLAGVLTQAMTDPKLKGLRKRVGEPSLHVTGIDQVRLWATATIARETPVLLVTATGHEAEDLAAELGALLGAEKVALMPAYETLPHERLSPAADIVGRRNKVLHDLAGMSVVVASARATCQPVLPAVEPVVIEHGEEYDFEELTASLASFAYDHVDMVSGRGEFATRGGIIDVFPTTAEHPVRIEFWGDEVTDLRTFAVADQRTIDDIARVELHPARQLLIDDAVQSAAASLAEVHPGNRTLVELLTRISDGSYADGMEALVPALTKSSYSVLPELMPAGSVVLVTSPEKVRTRISDLQATDHEFLEAGWEAAAMGADGPVAAEGLDVSASSYRSFESLEVSAREAGNAWWTFAPPGMFAAEEDDSATLPLEFEPAPAPKGDPKQIEALYGQVKMHLQNGGRAAFAAPAKGTVDRMAERLRENGISARVATPGLEPVDGQVTLYQALSHAGLTFPGPGLVVFTETDVTGNRVGDIAGAKRRAPRRRNRVDPLALKPGDYVVHDTHGIGRFVKMAERTIGTGDDSSRREYIVLEYQPAKRGQPADQLWVPMESLDLLSKYSGGEQPSLSKMGGSDWKNTKKKARAAVREIAGELVQLYAKRASAPGHAFAEDSPWQIEMEDNFPFVETEDQMAAIEAVKTDMEKPTPMDRVIVGDVGFGKTEVAVRAAFKAVQDGKQVAVLVPTTLLAQQHFSTFTQRMDGFGVEIRELSRFTSAVDAKKIMAGLADGSVDIVVGTHRLLQTGVQWKNLGLIVVDEEQRFGVEHKEHIKALKSHVDVLTMTATPIPRTLEMSLTGIREMTSITTPPEDRHPVLTYVGPQEDKQVAASIRRELLRDGQVFYIHNKVSDIEKTARHLRTLVPEARIVVAHGQMGEQLLEQTVQGFWNRDFDVLVCTTIVETGLDIANANTLIVENAQNMGLSQLHQLRGRVGRSRERGYAYFLYPKDKVLTETSYDRLATIAQNNDLGAGIAVAQRDLEMRGAGNVLGAEQSGHIAGVGFDMYVRLVGEAVETYKALMSGEVVDATDQGPKEIRIDLPVDAHIPESYINSERLRLESYRKLAAARDDAELAHVSDELVDRFGEMPEEVQRLFAVARLRHQARRAGVADITMQGTRLKFHPVDMPDSKQVRLKRLHPGSNYRAAAKAVQVPFPREGGAKKALNAPNLRDEELLQWIADFLSGMFDVEEIDVRGAGADKPAKKRVFSVSE, from the coding sequence ATGGCTGACCAGCCGCAGAATGTTCCGATGCTTGCCGGGGTGCTCACCCAGGCCATGACCGACCCGAAGTTGAAGGGTCTGCGCAAAAGGGTGGGGGAGCCGTCGCTGCATGTCACAGGTATCGACCAGGTGCGACTGTGGGCGACGGCGACGATCGCGCGCGAGACCCCCGTGCTGCTCGTCACGGCGACAGGGCACGAGGCGGAGGACCTTGCGGCGGAGCTCGGCGCGCTCCTCGGCGCCGAGAAAGTCGCGCTCATGCCGGCGTACGAGACGCTGCCGCACGAGCGCCTGTCGCCCGCCGCGGACATCGTGGGCCGCCGCAACAAGGTGCTGCACGATCTCGCGGGCATGTCCGTGGTGGTCGCATCCGCGCGCGCAACGTGCCAGCCGGTGCTGCCCGCGGTCGAACCGGTCGTGATCGAGCACGGCGAGGAGTACGACTTCGAGGAGCTCACCGCTTCGCTTGCGAGCTTCGCGTACGACCACGTGGACATGGTGTCCGGCCGCGGAGAATTCGCCACGCGCGGCGGCATCATCGACGTGTTCCCGACCACGGCCGAGCACCCCGTCCGCATCGAATTCTGGGGCGACGAGGTCACGGACCTGCGCACATTCGCCGTCGCCGACCAGCGCACGATCGACGACATCGCGCGCGTCGAGCTTCATCCCGCGCGCCAATTGCTTATCGACGACGCCGTCCAGTCCGCCGCCGCCTCCCTTGCCGAGGTTCACCCCGGCAACCGGACTCTGGTGGAGCTGCTCACCCGGATTTCCGACGGCTCCTACGCCGATGGCATGGAGGCGCTCGTTCCGGCGCTGACGAAATCGTCCTATTCCGTGCTGCCGGAGCTGATGCCGGCTGGCTCCGTGGTTTTGGTGACCTCGCCGGAGAAGGTCCGCACCCGCATTTCCGACCTGCAGGCCACCGATCACGAATTTCTCGAGGCCGGCTGGGAAGCCGCGGCAATGGGTGCCGACGGTCCCGTCGCCGCCGAGGGCCTGGATGTGTCCGCGAGCTCGTACCGCTCCTTCGAGTCCCTCGAGGTGTCCGCGCGCGAGGCGGGCAACGCCTGGTGGACGTTCGCACCGCCCGGCATGTTCGCCGCGGAGGAAGACGATTCGGCGACTCTGCCGCTCGAATTCGAGCCTGCGCCCGCGCCGAAGGGCGACCCGAAGCAAATCGAGGCGCTGTACGGACAGGTGAAAATGCATTTGCAGAACGGCGGCCGCGCCGCCTTCGCCGCGCCTGCCAAGGGCACCGTCGACCGCATGGCGGAGCGCCTGCGCGAGAACGGCATCTCCGCGCGCGTGGCTACCCCGGGTCTCGAGCCCGTGGATGGCCAGGTCACTCTCTACCAGGCGCTGTCGCACGCCGGCCTGACATTTCCCGGACCCGGCCTCGTCGTATTCACCGAGACCGACGTGACCGGCAACCGCGTGGGCGATATCGCCGGCGCCAAGCGCCGCGCTCCGCGCCGCCGCAACCGCGTCGACCCGCTGGCATTGAAGCCCGGCGACTACGTCGTGCACGACACCCACGGCATCGGCCGTTTCGTGAAGATGGCCGAGCGCACCATCGGCACCGGCGACGATTCCTCGCGCCGCGAGTACATCGTCCTCGAATACCAGCCGGCCAAGCGCGGCCAGCCCGCCGACCAGCTGTGGGTGCCCATGGAATCGCTCGACCTGCTCAGCAAATACTCCGGCGGCGAGCAGCCGAGCCTGTCCAAGATGGGCGGCTCCGACTGGAAGAACACCAAGAAGAAGGCGCGCGCAGCGGTCCGCGAGATCGCCGGCGAGCTCGTGCAGCTCTACGCCAAGCGCGCGTCCGCCCCTGGCCACGCCTTCGCGGAGGACTCGCCGTGGCAGATCGAAATGGAGGACAATTTCCCCTTCGTCGAGACAGAAGACCAGATGGCCGCCATCGAGGCAGTCAAGACCGACATGGAAAAGCCAACGCCGATGGACCGAGTGATCGTCGGCGATGTCGGCTTCGGCAAGACCGAGGTCGCCGTGCGCGCCGCGTTCAAGGCTGTCCAGGACGGCAAACAGGTCGCCGTTCTCGTGCCCACCACGCTGCTCGCGCAGCAGCACTTCTCCACGTTCACCCAGCGCATGGACGGCTTCGGTGTCGAGATCCGCGAATTGAGCCGCTTCACCAGCGCCGTCGACGCGAAGAAGATCATGGCTGGGCTTGCCGACGGCTCCGTCGACATCGTCGTCGGCACCCACCGCCTCCTGCAGACCGGCGTGCAGTGGAAGAACCTGGGCCTCATCGTCGTCGACGAGGAGCAGCGCTTCGGTGTCGAGCACAAGGAGCACATCAAGGCGCTCAAATCGCACGTCGATGTGCTCACCATGACCGCCACCCCGATCCCGCGCACTCTCGAAATGTCCCTGACCGGCATCCGCGAGATGACCTCGATCACGACCCCGCCGGAGGACCGCCACCCGGTGCTCACCTACGTGGGGCCGCAGGAAGACAAGCAGGTCGCCGCCTCAATCCGCCGTGAGCTGCTTCGCGACGGACAAGTCTTCTACATCCACAACAAAGTCTCCGACATTGAGAAGACTGCCCGCCACCTGCGCACCCTCGTCCCTGAGGCGCGCATCGTCGTCGCCCACGGCCAGATGGGGGAGCAGCTGCTCGAGCAGACGGTGCAGGGCTTCTGGAACCGCGATTTCGACGTGCTTGTGTGCACCACCATCGTGGAGACTGGCCTGGACATCGCCAACGCCAACACCCTGATCGTCGAGAACGCCCAGAACATGGGCTTGAGCCAGCTCCACCAGCTGCGTGGACGCGTCGGCCGTTCCCGCGAGCGCGGCTACGCCTACTTCCTGTACCCGAAGGACAAGGTGCTCACCGAGACTTCCTACGACCGTCTGGCCACCATCGCCCAGAACAACGATCTCGGCGCTGGTATTGCCGTCGCGCAGAGGGACCTGGAGATGCGCGGCGCAGGCAACGTCCTCGGTGCGGAGCAGTCCGGCCACATCGCGGGCGTCGGATTCGACATGTATGTCCGCCTCGTCGGTGAGGCGGTGGAGACCTACAAGGCGCTCATGTCCGGCGAGGTCGTCGACGCCACCGACCAAGGCCCGAAGGAGATCCGCATTGACCTGCCCGTCGACGCCCACATCCCCGAGTCCTACATCAACTCCGAGCGCCTCCGCCTGGAGAGCTACCGGAAGCTCGCCGCCGCCCGCGACGACGCCGAACTCGCCCACGTCTCCGACGAGCTCGTCGACCGCTTCGGCGAGATGCCCGAGGAGGTCCAGCGCCTGTTCGCCGTCGCACGCCTGCGCCACCAGGCGCGCCGCGCCGGCGTCGCCGACATCACCATGCAGGGCACCCGCCTCAAATTCCACCCGGTGGACATGCCCGACTCCAAGCAGGTGCGCCTCAAGCGCCTCCACCCGGGATCCAATTACCGCGCCGCCGCCAAGGCCGTCCAGGTGCCGTTCCCGCGCGAAGGCGGAGCCAAGAAGGCACTCAACGCGCCCAACCTGCGTGATGAGGAGCTGCTGCAGTGGATCGCGGATTTCTTGAGCGGGATGTTCGACGTGGAGGAGATCGACGTGCGGGGAGCGGGCGCAGATAAGCCTGCGAAAAAGCGCGTCTTTTCCGTCAGCGAGTAG
- a CDS encoding aromatic amino acid lyase has protein sequence MFRVSDVSQWVLSGHLGTRLTEKREVIEQQREQVDRYLETGGVAYGFTTLFGHLDAFATSPSALLLEGHTVGRPSPITQDLFRSILAVKLCQLSNGGSGISPETFDLLIETFQTPPTNVEIDLEASYGCGDVVPGAWLAKSLFESEPDLRAGDLMCLMNGSYFGAGVALHTNSEMRDLFEEAWETLNAARETALAVQGDSTVQLPVSLRDLQPLRIVIDRAEKNLQIALEHSLNANSGNPLFEFERGTAKPVSNSSFLDFQLSLSLNETTETCKVVSSYLVGATRWLDHLAEATLADEAKPLSVQFPKISKAYHDTIVASSGNASYAQAESRDIEDVSDSSLIRALKLKRFLGLLSHQIGFLTSILKLLEN, from the coding sequence ATGTTTCGCGTTTCTGATGTATCACAGTGGGTACTTTCCGGTCATTTGGGCACACGCTTGACTGAAAAACGGGAAGTTATTGAACAACAGAGGGAACAGGTTGATCGGTATCTCGAAACAGGAGGAGTCGCCTATGGTTTCACAACGCTCTTTGGACATTTAGACGCCTTCGCAACGAGTCCCAGCGCACTACTTCTCGAAGGACATACGGTCGGAAGACCAAGCCCAATAACTCAGGATCTATTCAGATCCATTCTTGCAGTCAAGCTCTGCCAACTGTCGAATGGCGGATCTGGGATTTCGCCTGAAACTTTCGATCTCTTGATAGAAACCTTTCAGACCCCCCCGACTAACGTGGAAATTGATTTGGAGGCCTCGTACGGCTGTGGAGATGTCGTACCTGGCGCATGGTTGGCAAAATCGCTTTTCGAAAGTGAACCAGATCTACGCGCAGGGGATCTAATGTGCCTAATGAATGGCTCGTATTTTGGTGCTGGAGTCGCTCTTCATACTAACTCTGAAATGCGTGATCTATTCGAAGAAGCTTGGGAGACGCTCAACGCGGCTAGGGAAACCGCTCTTGCCGTTCAAGGAGATTCGACAGTTCAATTGCCGGTCTCCTTGAGAGACCTCCAACCTCTTCGAATCGTGATCGACAGGGCGGAAAAGAATCTTCAGATAGCTTTAGAACACAGCCTTAACGCTAACAGTGGAAACCCGTTGTTCGAGTTTGAGAGAGGAACCGCGAAGCCGGTTAGTAATTCAAGCTTTCTCGACTTTCAGCTCTCGTTGTCTTTGAATGAGACTACAGAGACCTGCAAGGTGGTTTCGTCGTACCTAGTTGGTGCTACTCGATGGTTAGATCATTTAGCTGAGGCCACTCTCGCGGACGAGGCGAAACCACTTTCGGTTCAATTTCCCAAAATTTCCAAAGCCTACCACGACACAATTGTGGCATCTTCGGGCAATGCGAGCTACGCGCAAGCTGAGTCGCGTGACATAGAAGACGTTTCCGACAGTTCTTTAATTCGTGCCCTTAAGTTGAAGCGTTTTTTGGGTCTTCTTTCCCACCAGATCGGCTTTTTGACATCTATCCTTAAGCTCTTGGAAAATTGA
- a CDS encoding CPBP family intramembrane glutamic endopeptidase — protein MTQTSTTSSWWFLLPCVVGALGLFAARQAGDGSVGFYAFTVFTACVYAAGWWFWGSRDAFSGPSVAPQILRGVLLGAALAVVFVAGALVVARIPFLAGPVAQLLDTPDQGGLAPTLAVLVINGIGEELIYRDAVPRQLRGRFTELGVGVVSTLIYCAVTVAMGVPLLVFAAGVLGAVCFYEASRSGRLYSPIAVHLTWSTTMLLVMPLFLSG, from the coding sequence ATGACTCAGACATCAACGACTTCTTCCTGGTGGTTCCTGCTGCCGTGCGTGGTGGGCGCGCTGGGGTTGTTCGCCGCGCGGCAGGCCGGCGATGGTTCCGTCGGCTTTTACGCCTTCACCGTGTTCACCGCCTGCGTCTACGCCGCGGGCTGGTGGTTCTGGGGCTCGCGCGACGCGTTTTCCGGGCCCAGTGTTGCGCCCCAAATTCTCCGCGGTGTCCTGCTCGGCGCGGCGCTGGCGGTGGTGTTCGTCGCCGGTGCCCTCGTGGTCGCGCGAATTCCGTTCCTGGCGGGACCCGTCGCGCAATTGCTGGACACCCCGGATCAAGGTGGCCTGGCGCCCACGCTCGCGGTGCTCGTGATCAACGGCATCGGCGAGGAGCTCATCTACCGCGACGCGGTGCCCAGACAACTTCGGGGACGGTTCACAGAGCTCGGTGTGGGGGTCGTGTCCACGCTGATCTACTGCGCTGTCACCGTCGCGATGGGCGTGCCGTTGCTCGTTTTCGCGGCGGGCGTGCTCGGCGCGGTGTGCTTCTACGAGGCTTCACGGAGCGGACGTCTCTACTCCCCCATCGCCGTGCACCTGACGTGGAGCACGACAATGTTGTTGGTCATGCCACTATTCCTATCCGGTTAA
- a CDS encoding NmrA family NAD(P)-binding protein, which produces MRDGQQKRTALVTGATGYVGGNVVKQLLDDGWRVRILCRSSAKARKRSWGDEVEIVGGDATERSDVARALKGADCAWYLLHSMDSGSGFADAEAEMARQFGEVAAEQGVGRIVYLGGLHPTDSSGVSEHLASRVKVGEMLMGSGVPTAALQAGVVIGSGSLSFQLLRHITERAPTFIAPDWIRNEITPISERDIVHYLVKAADLPADVNRSFDVGGPETMPYVDMMERYAQAVGLHRRPYFTAPIMTRRMASAGLSFLTSLSDDEILPIFESVSVDTVVKERDLEELVGTPAGGNQSFAEAVRVAARDTAPGAYGEVATTFHVIAALWSLWAPGRAWWLPLNLTQAVTMVPTVADINERDDSQALEATLGFGPFSAPASQTAFATALNLDFNWIARRWPNKWTRGAWLLSSLDLARRVYKEKPLRVLGLVPYIAAQFLMVRPTRR; this is translated from the coding sequence ATGCGAGATGGGCAGCAGAAACGCACAGCGCTCGTGACAGGGGCGACAGGGTACGTGGGGGGAAACGTCGTGAAGCAATTGCTTGACGACGGCTGGCGTGTCCGCATCCTCTGCCGCAGCTCCGCCAAAGCAAGGAAGCGCTCTTGGGGAGACGAGGTAGAGATCGTCGGAGGCGACGCGACTGAGAGGAGCGATGTCGCGCGGGCGCTAAAGGGCGCGGACTGCGCCTGGTATCTGCTCCACTCCATGGACAGCGGCTCCGGATTCGCCGATGCCGAAGCCGAGATGGCCAGGCAGTTTGGCGAGGTCGCTGCCGAGCAGGGTGTCGGCCGCATCGTGTACCTCGGCGGCCTGCACCCGACCGATTCTTCCGGTGTGTCCGAGCACCTCGCCTCGCGCGTGAAGGTAGGGGAGATGCTCATGGGGTCCGGGGTTCCGACTGCCGCGCTGCAAGCCGGCGTGGTCATCGGCAGCGGGTCCCTGTCCTTCCAATTGCTGCGCCACATCACCGAGCGTGCCCCCACGTTCATCGCACCCGACTGGATCCGAAACGAAATCACCCCGATCAGCGAACGCGATATCGTCCACTACCTGGTCAAAGCGGCTGACCTCCCGGCCGATGTGAACAGGTCCTTCGACGTCGGCGGACCCGAGACCATGCCGTATGTGGACATGATGGAGCGCTACGCACAGGCTGTCGGCCTGCACCGTCGTCCGTACTTCACCGCGCCGATCATGACGCGCCGCATGGCTTCTGCGGGGCTGTCCTTTCTCACCTCGTTGTCGGACGACGAGATCCTGCCCATCTTCGAAAGCGTCTCCGTCGACACCGTGGTGAAAGAACGCGACCTCGAAGAACTCGTGGGCACGCCAGCCGGCGGCAACCAGAGTTTTGCCGAAGCTGTACGGGTCGCCGCACGGGATACCGCACCCGGCGCTTACGGTGAGGTCGCCACCACGTTCCACGTCATCGCCGCTCTCTGGTCGCTGTGGGCGCCCGGACGTGCATGGTGGTTGCCGCTCAACCTCACCCAGGCGGTGACGATGGTCCCCACAGTCGCCGACATCAACGAGCGCGACGATTCCCAGGCCCTCGAGGCCACTCTCGGCTTCGGCCCCTTCTCCGCGCCCGCCTCCCAGACTGCTTTCGCCACCGCCCTCAATCTCGACTTCAACTGGATCGCCCGCCGCTGGCCCAATAAGTGGACCCGCGGAGCGTGGCTACTCTCGTCGCTGGACTTGGCACGCCGGGTGTACAAGGAAAAGCCGCTGCGCGTGCTCGGTCTCGTGCCCTATATCGCGGCGCAATTCCTGATGGTTCGTCCCACGCGGCGGTGA
- a CDS encoding suppressor of fused domain protein — protein MGIRWGFLGRAAKPTGGDYLLEHLEEFSGHSPVEVHGELTFTDDIAVLVYRFEEPVPHYLFVTYGLSSTRSSAPVAGVQDEMTLRTPAVGAPARWAVDKLRRIARYRRASGNPIEPGHYMDLRAPVAEGASLSGFIFVNEPLVPPLSAPTGRLSFIDAVPVTADELDAALRWDPLKFAGLLGETLPLGLGRLDRPSLLNDASFARPLTSLTERDGSSVAAVASSYFAVDESGRIDLTTHAAPHLLRAMTWRLGYERPFAVVGDDAWARFVPADSPGVEYGDDPDPGPHLSVSVDRALRHEFLAVLDTAPGAYRLTTAPLAVHVIDPAR, from the coding sequence ATGGGCATAAGGTGGGGTTTTCTCGGGCGCGCGGCGAAGCCGACGGGCGGCGACTACCTGCTCGAGCACCTCGAAGAATTCTCAGGCCACTCGCCGGTAGAAGTCCACGGGGAGTTGACGTTCACGGACGATATCGCGGTGCTCGTCTACCGCTTCGAGGAGCCGGTGCCTCATTATTTGTTCGTGACGTACGGGTTGTCGAGCACACGTTCGTCGGCGCCCGTCGCGGGGGTGCAGGACGAGATGACGCTGCGCACGCCGGCGGTGGGTGCGCCGGCACGGTGGGCCGTGGATAAGCTGCGGCGCATTGCGCGCTACCGACGCGCGTCGGGCAACCCGATCGAGCCGGGCCATTACATGGATCTACGCGCGCCGGTCGCGGAGGGTGCGTCGTTGTCTGGCTTCATCTTCGTCAACGAGCCGCTTGTTCCGCCGCTCAGCGCGCCGACGGGCCGGCTGAGTTTTATCGACGCGGTGCCCGTCACCGCGGACGAGCTCGATGCGGCCCTGCGCTGGGACCCGCTCAAATTCGCAGGTTTGCTCGGGGAGACGCTGCCACTCGGCCTCGGTCGGCTTGATCGCCCTTCATTGCTTAACGACGCCTCCTTCGCCCGACCCCTGACCTCCCTCACCGAGAGGGACGGTTCCTCCGTCGCGGCGGTGGCCTCGAGCTATTTCGCGGTCGACGAATCGGGGCGCATCGACCTGACCACCCACGCCGCCCCGCACCTGCTCCGCGCAATGACGTGGCGGCTGGGGTACGAACGCCCCTTCGCTGTCGTCGGCGATGACGCGTGGGCACGGTTCGTTCCCGCCGACTCCCCCGGCGTCGAATACGGCGACGATCCTGATCCCGGCCCGCACTTGTCGGTGAGCGTCGACCGGGCGCTGCGCCACGAATTCCTGGCGGTCCTCGACACCGCCCCCGGCGCGTACCGCCTCACGACAGCGCCACTGGCCGTCCATGTCATTGACCCCGCACGCTGA
- a CDS encoding Bax inhibitor-1/YccA family protein, producing the protein MKSNNPVLTRLPQAQQNAGYAQPQGGYPQQSPYGQTQYGDTPNFGYAQQQGYGQPAERPMTVDDIVSKTGITLAVIVAFAVINFGIGMFNMPVAMGLTFVGAIGGFITVLVHSFGRKYGSAAVTLIYAAFEGLFVGGFSMLVTGLASDPAAGAFAGSLIFQAVLGTIGVFAGMLFVYKTGAIRVTPKFTRIITGCIIGVAVLALGNLLLFIFTGMSPLRDGGPIAIVFSLVCIVLGALSFLTDFDTADKLVRTGAPAKMAWGVALGLAVTLVWLYTEILRLLSYFRD; encoded by the coding sequence GTGAAATCCAACAACCCAGTCCTGACGCGCCTCCCGCAGGCCCAGCAGAATGCCGGGTACGCCCAGCCCCAAGGCGGCTACCCGCAGCAATCCCCGTACGGCCAGACACAGTACGGCGACACCCCTAATTTCGGTTACGCCCAGCAGCAGGGCTACGGCCAGCCCGCCGAGCGCCCCATGACGGTCGACGACATCGTGTCCAAGACCGGTATCACCCTCGCCGTGATCGTCGCGTTCGCCGTGATCAACTTCGGCATCGGCATGTTCAATATGCCTGTCGCCATGGGCCTGACCTTCGTCGGCGCGATCGGTGGCTTCATCACCGTCCTCGTGCACTCCTTCGGCCGCAAGTACGGCTCCGCCGCAGTCACCTTGATCTACGCCGCGTTCGAGGGCTTGTTCGTCGGCGGCTTCTCCATGCTGGTCACAGGTTTGGCCAGTGACCCGGCCGCGGGCGCTTTTGCCGGCTCGCTGATTTTCCAGGCGGTCCTGGGCACCATTGGCGTCTTCGCCGGCATGCTCTTCGTCTACAAGACCGGCGCGATCCGCGTCACCCCGAAGTTCACGCGCATCATCACCGGCTGCATCATCGGCGTCGCCGTTCTCGCGCTGGGCAACTTGCTGCTGTTCATCTTCACCGGCATGTCCCCGCTCCGCGACGGCGGCCCGATCGCCATTGTTTTCTCCCTGGTCTGCATCGTCCTCGGTGCGCTGAGCTTCCTCACCGACTTCGACACAGCCGACAAGCTTGTCCGCACCGGCGCGCCCGCCAAGATGGCCTGGGGCGTCGCGCTCGGCCTGGCGGTCACCCTGGTCTGGCTCTACACCGAGATTCTCCGCCTGCTGTCCTACTTCAGGGATTAG